Proteins encoded by one window of Sorex araneus isolate mSorAra2 chromosome 3, mSorAra2.pri, whole genome shotgun sequence:
- the SLC35B1 gene encoding solute carrier family 35 member B1: MRPLSPVGDVRLELSPPPPPPLSAVSGSPVASSGRLMAASNALVPDRLRLPLCFFGVFVCYFYYGILQEKITRGKYGEGAKQEKFTFALTLVFIQCVINAVFAKILIQLFDTARVDRTRSWLYAACSVSYLGAMVSSNSALQFVNYPTQVLGKSCKPIPVMLLGVTLLKKKYPMAKYMCVLLIVAGVALFMYKPKKVAGMEEHAIGYGELLLLLSLTLDGLTGVSQDHMRAHYQTGSNHMMLNINLWSTLLLGAGILFTGEFWEFLSFAERYPSIIYNILLFGLTSALGQSFIFMTVVYFGPLTCSIITTTRKFFTILASVILFANPISSMQWVGTVLVFLGLGLDAKFGKGSKKTSH, translated from the exons ATGAGGCCCCTGTCGCCGGTCGGCGATGTCCGGCTGGAgctgtcgccgccgccgccgccgccgctgtcgGCTGTGAGCGGGTCTCCGGTCGCATCGTCCGGGCGTCTCATGGCCGCTAGCAACGCTCTGGTACCCGACAGGCTGCGCCTGCCGCTCTGCTTCTTCGGCGTCTTCGTCTGCTACTTCTACTATGGGATCCTGCAGGAAAAGAT AACAAGAGGAAAATATGGAGAAGGAGCCAAGCAGGAGAAGTTCACTTTTGCCTTAACTTTGGTCTTCATCCAATGTGTGATCAATGCTGTGTTTGCCAAGATCT tgatCCAGTTGTTTGACACTGCCAGGGTGGATCGCACTCGGAGCTGGCTCTATGCTGCCTGTTCTGTCTCCTATCTGGGTGCCATggtctccagcaactcagcacTACAGTTTGTCAACTACCCAACTCAG GTCCTTGGTAAATCCTGCAAGCCAATCCCAG TCATGCTCCTTGGAGTGACCCTCTTGAAGAAGAAGTACCCAATGGCCAAGTACATGTGTGTGTTGCTCATTGTGGCTGGAGTGGCTCTTTTCATGTACAAACCCAAGAAagtagctgggatggaggaacATGCCATCGGCTATGGAGAACTGCTCCTG cttctctctctgactctggatGGACTGACAGGCGTTTCCCAGGACCACATGCGGGCGCATTACCAAACTGGTTCCAACCACATGATGCTGAACATCAACCTTTGGTCGACGTTGCTGCTAGGAGCTG GAATCCTCTTCACTGGGGAGTTCTGGGAGTTCTTGAGCTTCGCCGAAAGGTACCCTTCCATCATCTACAACATCCTGCTCTTTGGCCTGACCAGCGCCCTGGGACAG agtTTCATCTTCATGACAGTTGTGTATTTCGGCCCCCTGACCTGctccatcatcaccaccacaCGGAAGTTCTTCACCATTCTGGCCTCTGTGATCCTCTTTGCCAACCCCATCAGCTCCATGCAGTGGGTGGGCACCGTGCTTGTGTTCCTGG GTCTCGGTCTTGATGCCAAGTTTGGGAAAGGATCCAAGAAGACATCCCACTAG